One window of Kiritimatiellales bacterium genomic DNA carries:
- a CDS encoding DUF6788 family protein has product MSATRIAESKPKSRATALASCQGLIKASLCKTRVQCGKPTCRCAKNPRFRHTALTFTYKHKGRSMGLHVPKSMEAKARRAEEDYRKLKKLVQKISDSNLKKFRRGIAGMKAKSRQRRKSHA; this is encoded by the coding sequence ATGTCCGCTACACGCATCGCCGAATCGAAACCAAAATCCCGCGCCACAGCGCTGGCATCCTGCCAAGGCCTTATCAAGGCCTCGCTTTGCAAAACCCGCGTCCAGTGCGGCAAACCCACATGCCGTTGCGCCAAAAATCCGCGGTTCCGCCATACCGCTTTGACTTTCACCTACAAGCACAAAGGGCGGAGCATGGGGCTGCACGTGCCAAAAAGCATGGAAGCGAAAGCCCGCCGGGCGGAGGAGGATTATCGGAAGTTGAAAAAACTCGTCCAGAAGATTTCAGATTCCAATCTGAAAAAGTTCCGTCGCGGAATTGCCGGCATGAAAGCTA